In Chlamydiota bacterium, a single genomic region encodes these proteins:
- the ltrA gene encoding group II intron reverse transcriptase/maturase, with amino-acid sequence MLKFHSLRDKVFSLKNLYEAFLHVKANKGRAGLDRVSIAQFEADLDVNIGNIHNKLKTEIYKPSPVLRVYIPKGRNQKRPLGIPTVSDRVVQQATRQIIEPIFESGFSDNSFGFRPGRNCHQAIMRVEQYKSEGYHYVLDADVKAFYDTIPHSLMMDRLREKIADGWVLNSIQSMLKERVLCRMASSSQTKEGTPQGGVLSPLLANLVGDLIDKALKEAGYKFARYADDFIVMTKTAEELPTALSFVRGVVEGKLKMKLSEDKTSLTNFKRGFRFLGYSFMGKYKGISHKSLDKLKDNLRQITRRNQGRNLQMVIQRLNPVIRGHVNYFRLGDVRIAYRSLDQWLRMRLRCLKEARKWRTDNKRFRIRRFYRMGLLSFEDEFRLRRAKA; translated from the coding sequence ATGCTAAAGTTTCACTCGTTACGGGATAAGGTGTTTAGCCTCAAGAACCTTTATGAAGCCTTTCTTCATGTGAAGGCCAATAAGGGAAGAGCGGGTCTTGACAGGGTGAGTATTGCTCAGTTTGAAGCTGATCTGGATGTGAATATTGGAAATATTCACAATAAGCTGAAAACTGAAATTTACAAGCCCTCCCCTGTTCTTCGGGTATATATTCCCAAGGGCAGAAATCAGAAGAGACCGCTTGGCATTCCCACCGTTTCGGATAGGGTAGTTCAACAAGCGACGAGGCAGATTATCGAGCCGATATTCGAAAGCGGTTTTTCGGATAACAGTTTCGGTTTCCGTCCTGGAAGGAATTGCCATCAGGCCATTATGAGAGTTGAGCAGTATAAGAGTGAAGGATATCATTATGTCCTGGATGCTGACGTTAAGGCATTCTACGACACCATCCCTCACTCCCTTATGATGGACAGATTGCGAGAGAAGATTGCGGATGGTTGGGTCTTAAACAGTATTCAGAGTATGCTGAAAGAGCGGGTGTTATGCAGGATGGCATCCTCGAGTCAGACAAAGGAAGGCACTCCGCAGGGCGGCGTTCTTTCTCCCCTTCTAGCCAACCTCGTCGGTGATCTGATCGACAAGGCGCTGAAAGAAGCGGGATATAAGTTCGCCCGCTACGCGGATGACTTTATTGTCATGACCAAAACGGCCGAAGAATTGCCCACCGCTTTATCTTTTGTCCGTGGGGTGGTTGAAGGGAAACTGAAGATGAAGCTGAGCGAGGATAAAACTTCGCTTACCAACTTCAAACGGGGCTTCAGATTTCTTGGATATTCATTCATGGGCAAATATAAGGGAATCAGTCATAAGTCACTGGATAAGCTCAAGGATAACCTGCGTCAAATCACTCGCCGCAATCAAGGTCGTAATCTTCAGATGGTTATTCAACGTTTGAACCCTGTTATTCGCGGGCATGTCAATTACTTTCGACTTGGCGATGTCAGAATAGCTTATCGCTCTCTTGACCAATGGTTGCGTATGAGACTTCGATGTCTTAAAGAAGCGAGAAAGTGGCGAACCGACAATAAGCGCTTCCGTATCCGCCGTTTCTATCGGATGGGGTTACTCTCATTTGAAGATGAGTTCCGACTGAGGCGTGCTAAAGCATGA
- the typA gene encoding translational GTPase TypA, giving the protein MTNQKRRKEIRNIAIIAHVDHGKTTLVDALLRQSGVFKPTEEITERLMDSNDLERERGITIFSKLASVEYEGVRINIVDTPGHADFGSEVERILKMVDGVLLLVDAFEGPMPQTKFVLKKSLELHLKPVVIINKIDRPNARPHEVLDQTFNLFCDLNASDEQLDFAVVYASGRDGKAWLDLKDKSEDLKPLFETLIHRVLPPLADPEKPLQMLVTMLDYDDYLGVLGMGRIYHGRMKIASPVTLIKRDGTQIKGKITGLFTYRGMERIPVQEITAGDIVCISGLPNLNVGETVADAENPEALPLIKIDEPTISMTFAHNSSPLAGKDGGKFLTSRHVRERLIQEARANIGIRVEETGTGEALKVSGRGELQLSILIETMRREGYELEVSRPEVILKEVGGETLEPVENLVIEIEEQYQGVLLQALGPRKATMTHMEKTSSGNLRIEFVIPSRGLLGLRGECMTLTHGTIIMYHLFLEYQPYKGGIEHRQTGVLISQGTGKTVAFALNNLQERGDLFIGPGADLYTGMIVGENNKGNDLVVNATKEKKLTNMRASGSDDAIRLTTPRELTLELALEYIEDDELVEVTPKSLRLRKKILDEIERKSASRSQKSFDEQNA; this is encoded by the coding sequence ATGACTAATCAGAAACGTCGTAAAGAAATACGTAATATTGCCATCATTGCTCATGTAGACCACGGGAAAACGACCCTGGTCGATGCTCTTTTGCGTCAAAGCGGAGTCTTCAAACCCACAGAAGAAATCACTGAGCGATTGATGGATAGCAATGACTTAGAACGTGAACGGGGAATTACTATTTTTTCTAAATTGGCCTCTGTAGAATACGAAGGCGTGAGAATTAACATTGTCGATACCCCCGGTCATGCCGATTTTGGAAGTGAAGTTGAACGAATCTTGAAAATGGTGGACGGAGTCCTTCTTTTGGTCGATGCCTTTGAAGGACCCATGCCCCAAACAAAATTTGTGTTAAAAAAATCTCTAGAGCTTCATTTGAAGCCCGTCGTCATCATTAACAAAATTGACCGGCCCAATGCACGACCGCATGAAGTTTTGGATCAAACTTTTAACCTTTTTTGCGACTTAAATGCCTCGGATGAGCAACTCGATTTTGCGGTTGTTTATGCCTCGGGAAGAGACGGCAAGGCCTGGCTTGATCTTAAAGATAAAAGCGAGGATCTGAAACCCCTGTTCGAGACCTTGATCCATCGCGTGTTGCCACCTCTTGCTGATCCTGAGAAACCCCTTCAGATGCTGGTCACCATGCTCGACTATGATGACTATTTGGGCGTATTAGGAATGGGCCGTATTTATCATGGACGCATGAAAATCGCAAGCCCGGTTACTTTGATCAAACGGGATGGGACTCAAATCAAAGGGAAAATTACAGGCCTCTTTACCTATCGGGGCATGGAGAGAATCCCCGTTCAAGAAATCACGGCAGGAGATATTGTATGCATCTCTGGGCTTCCAAATTTAAATGTGGGAGAAACGGTGGCAGACGCTGAAAATCCAGAGGCCCTTCCGTTGATTAAAATTGATGAACCAACGATTTCGATGACTTTTGCGCATAATTCAAGCCCCCTTGCAGGTAAAGATGGCGGAAAATTTTTGACCTCAAGACATGTTCGAGAAAGACTCATTCAAGAAGCCCGCGCCAATATTGGAATTAGAGTGGAAGAAACAGGGACTGGCGAGGCCCTGAAAGTCTCCGGACGAGGAGAACTTCAACTTTCAATCTTGATCGAAACGATGAGACGGGAAGGTTATGAACTTGAGGTTTCACGACCTGAAGTTATTTTAAAGGAAGTCGGAGGCGAAACGCTTGAACCCGTTGAGAATTTGGTGATTGAAATTGAAGAACAATATCAGGGAGTCCTCCTTCAAGCCCTGGGTCCCCGAAAGGCGACCATGACCCATATGGAGAAAACCTCTTCAGGAAATCTTCGAATAGAATTTGTCATTCCGTCCCGAGGCCTCTTAGGATTAAGGGGAGAATGCATGACACTCACCCATGGAACGATTATTATGTATCACCTCTTTTTGGAATATCAACCCTATAAAGGCGGAATCGAACACCGTCAGACAGGGGTTCTCATTTCTCAAGGGACTGGGAAGACCGTTGCCTTTGCACTGAATAATTTACAAGAGCGGGGAGACCTTTTCATTGGACCTGGTGCTGACCTTTATACCGGTATGATTGTGGGAGAAAATAATAAAGGGAACGATCTTGTCGTCAATGCCACCAAAGAAAAGAAATTGACGAATATGAGGGCCTCTGGATCAGATGACGCGATTCGCTTGACGACGCCTCGAGAACTCACTCTTGAGCTTGCACTTGAATACATCGAAGATGATGAACTGGTTGAAGTCACTCCCAAAAGTCTGCGTCTCAGAAAAAAGATATTAGATGAGATTGAGCGAAAATCCGCCTCCCGATCTCAAAAATCTTTTGATGAACAGAACGCATAG